In Fusarium falciforme chromosome 10, complete sequence, a single genomic region encodes these proteins:
- a CDS encoding Fructose-bisphosphate aldolase: protein MASTGTLKESNRTLQILEDAVKGKYGVLAAICYNVEHLTALVRAAESKRSPLILLLFPSTLEQLPTMAWAASAAIKSATVPLSLHLDHAQDVSQIKKVVSSLPFDSIMVDMSHYDHEENLSKTAALTKLCHEHGIAVEAESGRINGGEDGIADTGDLEALFTTPEEVEDFLKAGIDILAPSVGNIHGDYPPEGPKLDLERLSSIDKQIRGRALMALHGTNDFSADIMKQCIDAGAVKLNVNKLLLEVWHVHLRENADKPFMQRTDEGIAVLQEEVERWMDICGSSGKA from the exons ATGGCTTCTACAGGAACCCTAAAAGAGTCGAATCGCACGCTGCAGATTCTGGAGGATGCCGTCAAAGGCAAGTATGGGGTATTGGCAGCCATCTG TTACAACGTCGAGCATCTCACAGCTCTGGTCAGAGCCGCCGAATCCAAGCGCTCTCCATTGATTCTACTCTTATTCCCATCAACATTGGAGCAACTTCCAACGATGGCCTGGGCTGCATCCGCTGCCATCAAATCTGCCACTGTTCCGCTTTCGCTTCATCTAGATCATGCGCAGGACGTGTCGCAGATTAAGAAAGTCGTCTCTAGCCTTCCATTCGACTCTATCATGGTTGATATGAGCCACTATGACCACGAAGAAAACTTATCCAAAACCGCTGCTCTCACAAAGCTGTGTCACGAGCATGGTATAGCAGTTGAAGCAGAGAGTGGCCGTATCAATGGCGGCGAAGATGGCATCGCCGACACTGGTGACCTCGAAG CCCTCTTCACGACCCCCGAAGAAGTAGAAGACTTCCTAAAAGCAGGCATCGACATCCTCGCCCCAAGCGTCGGAAACATCCACGGCGACTACCCTCCCGAAGGACCCAAGCTAGACCTTGAGCGCCTCTCCTCAATCGACAAGCAAATCCGCGGCCGCGCCTTGATGGCGCTCCACGGTACAAATGACTTTAGCGCCGACATCATGAAGCAGTGCATCGACGCAGGTGCTGTCAAGCTCAACGTCAacaagctgctgctggaggtgTGGCATGTGCACCTGAGGGAGAATGCCGATAAGCCTTTTATGCAGCGGACGGATGAGGGGATTGCAGTGTTGCAGGAGGAAGTCGAGAGGTGGATGGATATTTGCGGCAGCAGTGGCAAGGCATAG
- a CDS encoding PSDC domain-containing protein: MVVQHGDAHYIPKEHRVHKPGAWLPADHRVHREYIRRVSKHADDNPKDLVPVLQEFKDFIEKTPRVYMYFVQMFEEIPQKHPYCNDPTGTPQIRDYEHMLQVLNHILTRAPEWTDAAESVGMVGVPMNAIFDYPMGTPSGYAAFLDPDVNRMIKKVLNEWGKFLQTPESAEVLGNHRLGWFGETGLGDLVEVANAPKKSNLKFEEMYECDPSATHYGFKSWDDFFTRKVRDSARPVASPEDDLVIANCCESRVYNIERDVKLRDRFFAKGQPYSILDMLAHDPLAEKFAGGTIYQAFLSALSYHRWHSPVSGTVRRAFVEEGTYFSEPLFEGVGEPGETEISLAGLSQSQGYLSALATRAIILIEADEPAIGLIAFIGIGMDEVSTCEITVKEGQKIKKGQETGMFHFGGSTHCVLFRKGVKLEGFPEVGRKENVPVRSQLAVVKK, encoded by the exons ATGGTTGTTCAGCACGGAGACGCTCACTACATCCCCAAGGAGCATCGGGTTCACAA ACCCGGTGCCTGGCTTCCTGCCGACCACCGCGTGCACCGCGAATACATCCGTCGCGTAAGCAAGCACGCCGACGACAACCCCAAAGACTTGGTACCAGTCCTCCAAGAGTTCAAGGATTTCATCGAAAAGACACCCCGCGTGTACATGTACTTTGTGCAGATGTTTGAAGAGATTCCCCAGAAGCACCCCTACTGCAATGATCCGACGGGCACGCCGCAGATTAGGGACTATGAACACATGTTGCAGGTGTTGAATCATATTCTCACGAGGGCGCCGGAGTGGACGGATGCGGCGGAGAGCGTGGGCATGGTGGGTGTGCCGATGAATGCGATTTTTGACTATCCCATGGGAACGCCGAG TGGCTATGCTGCTTTCTTGGATCCTGATGTGAATCGGATGATCAAGAAGGTTCTCAATGAATGGGGCAAGTTCCTCCAG ACTCCCGAATCGGCCGAGGTTTTGGGAAACCACAGACTGGGCTGGTTTGGCGAGACTGGCCTGGGTgatctcgtcgaggtcgCCAACGCGCCCAAAAAGTCCAACCTCAAATTCGAAGAAATGTATGAGTGCGATCCCTCGGCTACACACTACGGCTTCAAATCCTGGGACG ACTTCTTTACCCGCAAGGTTCGTGATTCGGCTCGTCCGGTCGCGTCGCCCGAGGATGACCTCGTCATTGCGAATTGCTGCGAATCGCGTGTGTACAACATTGAGCGAGATGTGAAGCTGCGTGATCGCTTCTTCGCCAAGGGTCAGCCTTACTCGATCCTCGACATGCTCGCCCACGACCCCTTGGCCGAGAAGTTTGCAGGAGGCACCATTTACCAGGCGTTCCTTTCCGCGCTGTCCTATCACCGCTGGCACTCGCCAGTGTCGGGAACGGTCCGTCGAGCGTTTGTCGAGGAGGGCACGTACTTTAGCGAGCCTCTGTTTGAAGGCGTCGGCGAGCCCGGCGAGACCGAGATTTCGCTGGCGGGATTGTCGCAATCGCAGGGGTACCTCAGTGCCCTCGCTACGAGGGCGATTATCCTGATCGAGGCGGATGAGCCGGCGATTGGGCTGATTGCGTTCATCGGCATCGGCATGGATGAGGTGAGTACGTGTGAGATCACGGTCAAGGAGGGgcagaagatcaagaagggTCAAGAGACGGGCATGTTCCATTTCGGCGGGTCGACACATTGTGTGCTCTTCAGGAAGGGCGTCAAGCTGGAGGGGTTCCCCGAGGTTGGGAGGAAGGAGAATGTGCCTGTCCGTAGCCAGTTGGCGGTTGTCAAGAAGTGA